In one window of Bos taurus isolate L1 Dominette 01449 registration number 42190680 breed Hereford chromosome 4, ARS-UCD2.0, whole genome shotgun sequence DNA:
- the CALD1 gene encoding non-muscle caldesmon isoform X8, with the protein MLAGSGSQGRRSLAALSQIAYQRNDDDEEEAARERRRRARQERLRQKQEEEALGQVTDQVEVNTQNSVPDEEVKTTTTNTQAEGDDEAALLERLARREERRQKRLQEALERQKEFDPTITDASLSLSSRRMQNDTTDNETAEKEGRSESRQERQELEETEIVTKSHQKNDWMEAEEKKKEEKEKEEEEEEKPKPGSIEENQLKDEKTKKDKESKDVKRFLDAKKGFTEVKSQNGEFMTHKLKHAENTFSRAGGRVSEAKEAEGTSQVEAGKRLEELRRRRGETESEEFEKLKQKQQEAALELEELKKKREERRKVLEEEEQRKKQEEAERKVREEEEKRRLKEEIERRRAEAAEKRQKMPEDGLSEDKKPFKCFTPKGSSLKIEERAEFLNKSVQKSGVKSTHQAAVVSKIDSRLEQYTSAIEGTKAAKPTKPAASDLPVPAEGVRNIKSMWEKGNVFSSPTASGTPNKETAGLKVGVSSRINEWLTKTPEGSKSPAPKPSDLRPGDVSGKRNLWEKQSVDKVTSPTKV; encoded by the exons AATCGCCTACCAGCGGAATGACGATGACGAGGAAGAGGCCGCCCGGGAACGGCGCCGCCGCGCCCGACAGGAAAGGCTGCGGCAGAAGCAAGAGGAAGAAGCCTTGGGGCAGGTGACCGACCAGGTGGAGGTCAACACCCAGAACAG TGTGCCTGACGAGGAGGTCAAGACAACCACGACCAACACTCAGGCGGAGGGCGATGATGAGGCTGCTCTCCTGGAGCGACTGGCTCGGCGGGAGGAAAGACGCCAAAAGCGCCTCCAGGAAGCCCTGGAGCGACAGAAGGAGTTTGACCCAACAATAACAGATGCAAGTTTGTCGCTCTCCAGCAGAAGAATGCAAAACGACACAACAGACAATGAAACGgcggagaaggaaggaagaagtgaaAGTCGCCAGGAAAGGCAGGAGCTGGAGGAAACGGAAATAGTCACCAAGTCACACCAGAAGAATGATTGGATGGAAgcggaagagaaaaagaaagaggagaaagaaaaggaggaagaagaagaagagaagccaaagccAGGGAGCATTGAAGAAAATCAG CTCAAAGATGAGAAGACTAAAAAGGACAAAGAAAGCAAAGACGTTAAGAGGTTCTTGGATGCAAAGAAGGGATTTACAGAAGTGAAGTCTCAGAATGGAGAATTCATGACCCACAAACTTAAACACGCCGAGAATACTTTCAG CCGCGCTGGAGGGAGGGTCAGCGAGGCCAAGGAGGCTGAAGGCACTTCCCAGGTGGAAGCCGGCAAACGGCTGGAGGAGCTGCGCCGCCGCCGTGGGGAGACGGAGAGTGAGGAGTTCGAGAAACTcaagcagaagcagcaggaggCGGCCTTGGAGCTGGAGGAGCTgaagaagaagagggaggagcGAAGGAaagtcctggaggaggaggagcagcggAAGAAGCAGGAAGAAGCAGAGCGAAAAGTGAGAGAGGAG gaagagaagaggaggctAAAGGAAGAGATTGAAAGGCGAAGGGCAGAAGCTGCTGAGAAACGCCAGAAGATGCCGGAAGATGGTTTATCAGAGGACAAGAAGCCCTTCAAATGTTTCACTCCTAAAGGTTCATCTCTCAAG ATAGAAGAGCGAGCAGAATTTTTGAATAAGTCTGTGCAGAAAAG TGGTGTCAAATCAACTCATCAAGCAGCAGTAGTCTCCAAGATTGACAGCAGACTGGAGCAATACACCAGTGCAATTGAG GGAACAAAAGCTGCAAAACCTACAAAGCCAGCAGCCTCGGACCTTCCTGTTCCTGCCGAAGGTGTCCGCAACATCAAGAGCATGTGGGAGAAAGGCAATGTGTTCTCATCCCCCACTGCTTCGGGCACACCAAACAAG GAAACCGCCGGCTTGAAGGTGGGGGTCTCCAGCCGCATCAACGAATGGCTAACCAAAACGCCCGAGGGAAGCAAGTCGCCTGCTCCCAAGCCTTCT GATTTGAGGCCAGGAGATGTATCTGGCAAGAGGAACCTCTGGGAAAAGCAATCTGTGGACAAGGTCACTTCCCCCACTAAG GTTTGA
- the CALD1 gene encoding non-muscle caldesmon isoform X5, with product MDDFERRRELRRQKREEMRLEAERIAYQRNDDDEEEAARERRRRARQERLRQKQEEEALGQVTDQVEVNTQNSVPDEEVKTTTTNTQAEGDDEAALLERLARREERRQKRLQEALERQKEFDPTITDASLSLSSRRMQNDTTDNETAEKEGRSESRQERQELEETEIVTKSHQKNDWMEAEEKKKEEKEKEEEEEEKPKPGSIEENQLKDEKTKKDKESKDVKRFLDAKKGFTEVKSQNGEFMTHKLKHAENTFSRAGGRVSEAKEAEGTSQVEAGKRLEELRRRRGETESEEFEKLKQKQQEAALELEELKKKREERRKVLEEEEQRKKQEEAERKVREEEEKRRLKEEIERRRAEAAEKRQKMPEDGLSEDKKPFKCFTPKGSSLKIEERAEFLNKSVQKSGVKSTHQAAVVSKIDSRLEQYTSAIEGTKAAKPTKPAASDLPVPAEGVRNIKSMWEKGNVFSSPTASGTPNKETAGLKVGVSSRINEWLTKTPEGSKSPAPKPSDLRPGDVSGKRNLWEKQSVDKVTSPTKQV from the exons AATCGCCTACCAGCGGAATGACGATGACGAGGAAGAGGCCGCCCGGGAACGGCGCCGCCGCGCCCGACAGGAAAGGCTGCGGCAGAAGCAAGAGGAAGAAGCCTTGGGGCAGGTGACCGACCAGGTGGAGGTCAACACCCAGAACAG TGTGCCTGACGAGGAGGTCAAGACAACCACGACCAACACTCAGGCGGAGGGCGATGATGAGGCTGCTCTCCTGGAGCGACTGGCTCGGCGGGAGGAAAGACGCCAAAAGCGCCTCCAGGAAGCCCTGGAGCGACAGAAGGAGTTTGACCCAACAATAACAGATGCAAGTTTGTCGCTCTCCAGCAGAAGAATGCAAAACGACACAACAGACAATGAAACGgcggagaaggaaggaagaagtgaaAGTCGCCAGGAAAGGCAGGAGCTGGAGGAAACGGAAATAGTCACCAAGTCACACCAGAAGAATGATTGGATGGAAgcggaagagaaaaagaaagaggagaaagaaaaggaggaagaagaagaagagaagccaaagccAGGGAGCATTGAAGAAAATCAG CTCAAAGATGAGAAGACTAAAAAGGACAAAGAAAGCAAAGACGTTAAGAGGTTCTTGGATGCAAAGAAGGGATTTACAGAAGTGAAGTCTCAGAATGGAGAATTCATGACCCACAAACTTAAACACGCCGAGAATACTTTCAG CCGCGCTGGAGGGAGGGTCAGCGAGGCCAAGGAGGCTGAAGGCACTTCCCAGGTGGAAGCCGGCAAACGGCTGGAGGAGCTGCGCCGCCGCCGTGGGGAGACGGAGAGTGAGGAGTTCGAGAAACTcaagcagaagcagcaggaggCGGCCTTGGAGCTGGAGGAGCTgaagaagaagagggaggagcGAAGGAaagtcctggaggaggaggagcagcggAAGAAGCAGGAAGAAGCAGAGCGAAAAGTGAGAGAGGAG gaagagaagaggaggctAAAGGAAGAGATTGAAAGGCGAAGGGCAGAAGCTGCTGAGAAACGCCAGAAGATGCCGGAAGATGGTTTATCAGAGGACAAGAAGCCCTTCAAATGTTTCACTCCTAAAGGTTCATCTCTCAAG ATAGAAGAGCGAGCAGAATTTTTGAATAAGTCTGTGCAGAAAAG TGGTGTCAAATCAACTCATCAAGCAGCAGTAGTCTCCAAGATTGACAGCAGACTGGAGCAATACACCAGTGCAATTGAG GGAACAAAAGCTGCAAAACCTACAAAGCCAGCAGCCTCGGACCTTCCTGTTCCTGCCGAAGGTGTCCGCAACATCAAGAGCATGTGGGAGAAAGGCAATGTGTTCTCATCCCCCACTGCTTCGGGCACACCAAACAAG GAAACCGCCGGCTTGAAGGTGGGGGTCTCCAGCCGCATCAACGAATGGCTAACCAAAACGCCCGAGGGAAGCAAGTCGCCTGCTCCCAAGCCTTCT GATTTGAGGCCAGGAGATGTATCTGGCAAGAGGAACCTCTGGGAAAAGCAATCTGTGGACAAGGTCACTTCCCCCACTAAG CAGGTTTGA
- the CALD1 gene encoding non-muscle caldesmon isoform X7, which produces MLAGSGSQGRRSLAALSQIAYQRNDDDEEEAARERRRRARQERLRQKQEEEALGQVTDQVEVNTQNSVPDEEVKTTTTNTQAEGDDEAALLERLARREERRQKRLQEALERQKEFDPTITDASLSLSSRRMQNDTTDNETAEKEGRSESRQERQELEETEIVTKSHQKNDWMEAEEKKKEEKEKEEEEEEKPKPGSIEENQLKDEKTKKDKESKDVKRFLDAKKGFTEVKSQNGEFMTHKLKHAENTFSRAGGRVSEAKEAEGTSQVEAGKRLEELRRRRGETESEEFEKLKQKQQEAALELEELKKKREERRKVLEEEEQRKKQEEAERKVREEEEKRRLKEEIERRRAEAAEKRQKMPEDGLSEDKKPFKCFTPKGSSLKIEERAEFLNKSVQKSGVKSTHQAAVVSKIDSRLEQYTSAIEGTKAAKPTKPAASDLPVPAEGVRNIKSMWEKGNVFSSPTASGTPNKETAGLKVGVSSRINEWLTKTPEGSKSPAPKPSDLRPGDVSGKRNLWEKQSVDKVTSPTKQV; this is translated from the exons AATCGCCTACCAGCGGAATGACGATGACGAGGAAGAGGCCGCCCGGGAACGGCGCCGCCGCGCCCGACAGGAAAGGCTGCGGCAGAAGCAAGAGGAAGAAGCCTTGGGGCAGGTGACCGACCAGGTGGAGGTCAACACCCAGAACAG TGTGCCTGACGAGGAGGTCAAGACAACCACGACCAACACTCAGGCGGAGGGCGATGATGAGGCTGCTCTCCTGGAGCGACTGGCTCGGCGGGAGGAAAGACGCCAAAAGCGCCTCCAGGAAGCCCTGGAGCGACAGAAGGAGTTTGACCCAACAATAACAGATGCAAGTTTGTCGCTCTCCAGCAGAAGAATGCAAAACGACACAACAGACAATGAAACGgcggagaaggaaggaagaagtgaaAGTCGCCAGGAAAGGCAGGAGCTGGAGGAAACGGAAATAGTCACCAAGTCACACCAGAAGAATGATTGGATGGAAgcggaagagaaaaagaaagaggagaaagaaaaggaggaagaagaagaagagaagccaaagccAGGGAGCATTGAAGAAAATCAG CTCAAAGATGAGAAGACTAAAAAGGACAAAGAAAGCAAAGACGTTAAGAGGTTCTTGGATGCAAAGAAGGGATTTACAGAAGTGAAGTCTCAGAATGGAGAATTCATGACCCACAAACTTAAACACGCCGAGAATACTTTCAG CCGCGCTGGAGGGAGGGTCAGCGAGGCCAAGGAGGCTGAAGGCACTTCCCAGGTGGAAGCCGGCAAACGGCTGGAGGAGCTGCGCCGCCGCCGTGGGGAGACGGAGAGTGAGGAGTTCGAGAAACTcaagcagaagcagcaggaggCGGCCTTGGAGCTGGAGGAGCTgaagaagaagagggaggagcGAAGGAaagtcctggaggaggaggagcagcggAAGAAGCAGGAAGAAGCAGAGCGAAAAGTGAGAGAGGAG gaagagaagaggaggctAAAGGAAGAGATTGAAAGGCGAAGGGCAGAAGCTGCTGAGAAACGCCAGAAGATGCCGGAAGATGGTTTATCAGAGGACAAGAAGCCCTTCAAATGTTTCACTCCTAAAGGTTCATCTCTCAAG ATAGAAGAGCGAGCAGAATTTTTGAATAAGTCTGTGCAGAAAAG TGGTGTCAAATCAACTCATCAAGCAGCAGTAGTCTCCAAGATTGACAGCAGACTGGAGCAATACACCAGTGCAATTGAG GGAACAAAAGCTGCAAAACCTACAAAGCCAGCAGCCTCGGACCTTCCTGTTCCTGCCGAAGGTGTCCGCAACATCAAGAGCATGTGGGAGAAAGGCAATGTGTTCTCATCCCCCACTGCTTCGGGCACACCAAACAAG GAAACCGCCGGCTTGAAGGTGGGGGTCTCCAGCCGCATCAACGAATGGCTAACCAAAACGCCCGAGGGAAGCAAGTCGCCTGCTCCCAAGCCTTCT GATTTGAGGCCAGGAGATGTATCTGGCAAGAGGAACCTCTGGGAAAAGCAATCTGTGGACAAGGTCACTTCCCCCACTAAG CAGGTTTGA
- the CALD1 gene encoding non-muscle caldesmon isoform X3 translates to MLAGSGSQGRRSLAALSQIAYQRNDDDEEEAARERRRRARQERLRQKQEEEALGQVTDQVEVNTQNSVPDEEVKTTTTNTQAEGDDEAALLERLARREERRQKRLQEALERQKEFDPTITDASLSLSSRRMQNDTTDNETAEKEGRSESRQERQELEETEIVTKSHQKNDWMEAEEKKKEEKEKEEEEEEKPKPGSIEENQVEVVVDEKTADTQQETVMPLKNGQISTDEPKTEEEGERGSDEILQNEKMEEEARERAEAERARLEAEERERIKAEQDRKIAEEKAKKEAEEKAAAQERERQEAEERERIKEEERKAEEERQRIKEQERKAEEERQRIKEQERKAEEERQRIKEQERKAEEERQRAKAEEEERAKIEEQKRKKQLEEKKGQMQEKKIKGEKVEEKTAGKGVNEKKVQEDKPHTAVPKKQEEERGAKVPAKREKSQDDKAAFKKEELKDEKTKKDKESKDVKRFLDAKKGFTEVKSQNGEFMTHKLKHAENTFSRAGGRVSEAKEAEGTSQVEAGKRLEELRRRRGETESEEFEKLKQKQQEAALELEELKKKREERRKVLEEEEQRKKQEEAERKVREEEEKRRLKEEIERRRAEAAEKRQKMPEDGLSEDKKPFKCFTPKGSSLKIEERAEFLNKSVQKSGVKSTHQAAVVSKIDSRLEQYTSAIEGTKAAKPTKPAASDLPVPAEGVRNIKSMWEKGNVFSSPTASGTPNKETAGLKVGVSSRINEWLTKTPEGSKSPAPKPSDLRPGDVSGKRNLWEKQSVDKVTSPTKQV, encoded by the exons AATCGCCTACCAGCGGAATGACGATGACGAGGAAGAGGCCGCCCGGGAACGGCGCCGCCGCGCCCGACAGGAAAGGCTGCGGCAGAAGCAAGAGGAAGAAGCCTTGGGGCAGGTGACCGACCAGGTGGAGGTCAACACCCAGAACAG TGTGCCTGACGAGGAGGTCAAGACAACCACGACCAACACTCAGGCGGAGGGCGATGATGAGGCTGCTCTCCTGGAGCGACTGGCTCGGCGGGAGGAAAGACGCCAAAAGCGCCTCCAGGAAGCCCTGGAGCGACAGAAGGAGTTTGACCCAACAATAACAGATGCAAGTTTGTCGCTCTCCAGCAGAAGAATGCAAAACGACACAACAGACAATGAAACGgcggagaaggaaggaagaagtgaaAGTCGCCAGGAAAGGCAGGAGCTGGAGGAAACGGAAATAGTCACCAAGTCACACCAGAAGAATGATTGGATGGAAgcggaagagaaaaagaaagaggagaaagaaaaggaggaagaagaagaagagaagccaaagccAGGGAGCATTGAAGAAAATCAGGTAGAGGTGGTGGTAGACGAGAAAACAGCAGACACCCAGCAGGAAACAGTAATGCCactgaaaaatgggcagatcAGTACAGATGAGCCTAAGACCgaggaggagggggaaagggGCTCAGATGAGATTCTCCAGAATGAAAAGATGGAAGAGGAAGCCAGGGAAAGAGCTGAGGCAGAAAGGGCCAGGTTggaagcagaagaaagagaaagaattaaaGCTGAGCAAGACCGAAAAATAGCAGAGGAGAAAGCAaaaaaggaagcagaagaaaaagcaGCTGcccaagagagagaaagacaggaggcagaggagagggagaggatcaaggaggaggagagaaaggcagaagaggagaggcagaggatcaaggagcaggagagaaaggcagaagaggagaggcagaggatcaaggagcaggagagaaaggcagaagaggagaggcagaggatcaaggagcaggagagaaaggcagaagaggagaggcagagggcgaaggcagaggaagaagagagagctAAGATAGAAGAGCAAAAACGTAAGAAGCAACTAGAAGAGAAAAAGGGGCAAATGCAAGAGAAAAAGATTAAAGGGGAAAAGGTAGAGGAGAAAACAGCAGGGAAGGGGGTCAATGAAAAGAAAGTACAAGAAGATAAACCTCATACAGCTGTCCCAAAGAAACAG gaagaagaaagggggGCTAAAGTGCCAGCTAAAAGAGAAAAGTCCCAAGACGACAAGGCTGCCTTCAAAAAAGAAGAG CTCAAAGATGAGAAGACTAAAAAGGACAAAGAAAGCAAAGACGTTAAGAGGTTCTTGGATGCAAAGAAGGGATTTACAGAAGTGAAGTCTCAGAATGGAGAATTCATGACCCACAAACTTAAACACGCCGAGAATACTTTCAG CCGCGCTGGAGGGAGGGTCAGCGAGGCCAAGGAGGCTGAAGGCACTTCCCAGGTGGAAGCCGGCAAACGGCTGGAGGAGCTGCGCCGCCGCCGTGGGGAGACGGAGAGTGAGGAGTTCGAGAAACTcaagcagaagcagcaggaggCGGCCTTGGAGCTGGAGGAGCTgaagaagaagagggaggagcGAAGGAaagtcctggaggaggaggagcagcggAAGAAGCAGGAAGAAGCAGAGCGAAAAGTGAGAGAGGAG gaagagaagaggaggctAAAGGAAGAGATTGAAAGGCGAAGGGCAGAAGCTGCTGAGAAACGCCAGAAGATGCCGGAAGATGGTTTATCAGAGGACAAGAAGCCCTTCAAATGTTTCACTCCTAAAGGTTCATCTCTCAAG ATAGAAGAGCGAGCAGAATTTTTGAATAAGTCTGTGCAGAAAAG TGGTGTCAAATCAACTCATCAAGCAGCAGTAGTCTCCAAGATTGACAGCAGACTGGAGCAATACACCAGTGCAATTGAG GGAACAAAAGCTGCAAAACCTACAAAGCCAGCAGCCTCGGACCTTCCTGTTCCTGCCGAAGGTGTCCGCAACATCAAGAGCATGTGGGAGAAAGGCAATGTGTTCTCATCCCCCACTGCTTCGGGCACACCAAACAAG GAAACCGCCGGCTTGAAGGTGGGGGTCTCCAGCCGCATCAACGAATGGCTAACCAAAACGCCCGAGGGAAGCAAGTCGCCTGCTCCCAAGCCTTCT GATTTGAGGCCAGGAGATGTATCTGGCAAGAGGAACCTCTGGGAAAAGCAATCTGTGGACAAGGTCACTTCCCCCACTAAG CAGGTTTGA